The genomic DNA CAGCAGCACCTTGGGCCGCGCCATCAACGCCCGCCCGATCGCGAGCATCTGCTGCTCACCGCCCGACAGTGTGCCGCCGACCTGGCTGCGGCGTTCGGCCAGGCGCGGGAAGGTCTCCAGCACCCAGTCCAACCGTTCGCGGTGCTCGGAACGGCTCGGGAACTTCCGCCCGTAGCAACCCATTTCGAGGTTCTCGACCACGGTCATGCCGGGGAAGACACCGCGACCCTCGGGCGCCTGGATCAGGCCGTCGGTGACCCGGTTGTGTGCCTTGATCCTCGAGACGTCCTGCCCGTCGAACCACACCGACCCCGACGTCAGGGGCCGTAGTCCGGAGATGGCCCGCATCATCGTGGTCTTGCCTGCGCCGTTGGAACCCAGCAGTGTGACCAGTTCACCCTCGCGGACGGTCAGCGACACCCCGTGCAGCGCCTGGATGCGGCCGTAGTGCACCACGGCGTCGCGGACCTCGAGCAGCACCGGCCGGGGGTCGAGGTCGGTTGCCGGGGTGGTCTCAGGTGAGTTCGTCATCGGGTACTCCAAGGTAGGCGGCGATCACGGCGGGATCCTCGCGGATGTCGGCGGGCAGGCCGTCGGCGATCTTGCGACCGAACTCAAGGACCACGATGCGGTCGGTGACCCCCATGACCAGACGCATGTCGTGTTCGATGAGCAACACCGTGTACCCGTCGTCGCGGATCGCCTGGATGAGTTCGATGAGCGCGGACTTCTCGCTCGGATTGAACCCCGCGGCCGGTTCGTCGAGGCACAGCAGCTTGGGTTCGGTGGCCAGCGCGCGGGCGATCTCCAGCCGCCGCTGATCACCGTAGGGCAGGTTCTTGGCCTTCTCCTCGCCGCGATGGGCGATGCCGACGAACTGCAGCAGCGCAGCGGCACGCTCGATCGCGTCGCGCTCCTCACGCCGGTGCCGCGGCGTACGCACCAGCGCCCCGGGTACCGACGTCTTGTGGCGGGCGTCGGTGCCGACCACGACGTTCTCCAGCGCGGTCATCTCACCCCACAGGCGGATGTTCTGGAAGGTCCTGGCGATGCCGCGGCGGGTGATCTCGTGGCGCTTGATCTTGCCCAGCGGAGCGCCGTCGAACAGCACGCTGCCCGACGTGGGCCGGTAGACCCCGGTGATGGCGTTGAAGCAGGTGGTCTTACCCGCGCCGTTGGGTCCGATCAACCCCAGGATCTCTCCGCGCTTGATGTCGAAGGTCACCGAGTCCAGCGCGGTCAGACCGCCGAACTTGACGGTCAGGTCCTGGGTCGCGAGTAGCGTCTCGCCCTCGGCCACCGCGACCTCGCGGTGCAGGACGGCGAGATCCTCGTCGATCAACGGTTCCTCGGTACCGGGCTGATCGGTCATGCCGCCGCCTTCGTCTCATCGGCGCTGCGCAGCAGCTTCTTCGCCGACTTGCCGTACGCCAACAGCGCCTGGCGCACCGGGAACAAGCCCTGGGGACGGAAGATCATCAACACCACCAGCGCCAAGCCGAAGAACAGGTATTTCAGGTCGCCCATGTTGACGCCGAGGAACTCCACGCCCAGCAGGCGGTTGGGCAGGTAGACGATGATGAACGCGCCGAAGATCACGCCCAGCTTGTTGCCTTGGCCACCCAGGACCACGGCGCACAGGAACAGCATCGAGTTGATGATGTTGAAGGTCGGCGGCGCGACGTACTGCACCTGACCCGCGTACAGCGCACCGGACAGACCGCCGATCGCGGCGCCGATCACGAACGCCCACAGCTTGAAGCGGAAGGTGTTGACGCCCATGACCTCTGCGGCGTCCTCGTCCTCGCGGATGGCCACCCAGGCGCGGCCGACGCGGCTGCGCTCCAGATTGCCCACCAGCAGCAGGATGCCGACCATGAACAACAGGCCCAGCCAGAACCACCAGGTGCCGTAGTTGGCGTCGCCG from Mycolicibacterium arabiense includes the following:
- a CDS encoding ABC transporter ATP-binding protein, with product MTNSPETTPATDLDPRPVLLEVRDAVVHYGRIQALHGVSLTVREGELVTLLGSNGAGKTTMMRAISGLRPLTSGSVWFDGQDVSRIKAHNRVTDGLIQAPEGRGVFPGMTVVENLEMGCYGRKFPSRSEHRERLDWVLETFPRLAERRSQVGGTLSGGEQQMLAIGRALMARPKVLLLDEPSMGLAPMVISQIFRIISEINTQGTTVLLVEQNAQQALSRSDRAYILETGRVTREGVARDLLKDDSIRAAYLGVA
- a CDS encoding ABC transporter ATP-binding protein translates to MTDQPGTEEPLIDEDLAVLHREVAVAEGETLLATQDLTVKFGGLTALDSVTFDIKRGEILGLIGPNGAGKTTCFNAITGVYRPTSGSVLFDGAPLGKIKRHEITRRGIARTFQNIRLWGEMTALENVVVGTDARHKTSVPGALVRTPRHRREERDAIERAAALLQFVGIAHRGEEKAKNLPYGDQRRLEIARALATEPKLLCLDEPAAGFNPSEKSALIELIQAIRDDGYTVLLIEHDMRLVMGVTDRIVVLEFGRKIADGLPADIREDPAVIAAYLGVPDDELT